A genomic window from Solanum dulcamara chromosome 11, daSolDulc1.2, whole genome shotgun sequence includes:
- the LOC129875157 gene encoding uncharacterized protein LOC129875157 — MSASLPKMEALYSKLYSKYAKLKKEKDTSMEDLNREQEEKFVNYVTAADEIIEYLRSETDRLREQVNELRREMTSMRSAKDEEKIQYQKLLMEENLKNKELRDEIQRFQQLDQEGTCFNASNDKGKSRQIITVGDSLPDALDGSTITNKKHRRQSLLIVQDTHTLSPMEELLNRTEQPSTSSYRYTEPACCRRNVYIPGDGAADISPASCIFQDLVQWLVGMKFSTVTENEELCISALHESSGLSFSLTLTKNASTEPELVYRVLSLGTFERVAPEWMRDTIMFSPNMCPLFFQRVSRVIKLSY; from the exons ATGTCGGCTTCTTTACCCAAG aTGGAGGCGCTTTATTCCAAGCTCTACAGCAAGTACGCTAAGCTCAAG AAAGAAAAAGACACCAGCATGGAGGACCTGAATCGGGAACAAGAGGAGAAATTTGTGAATTATGTGACTG CCGCCGATGAAATAATTGAATACTTGAGAAGTGAAACGGACAGACTACGCGAACAAGTAAATGAGTTGAGGCGTGAAATGACATCAATGAG GTCTGCCAAAGATGAAGAGAAGATTCAATACCAAAAGCTTTTGATGGAAGAGAACCTGAAGA ATAAAGAACTCCGTGATGAAATTCAGAGGTTTCAACAACTTGATCAGGAGGGAACCTGTTTCAATGCTAGCAATGATAAAGGAAAAAGCAGACAAATTATAACTGTTGGAGATTCTCTTCCAGATGCATTGGATGGCTCAACCATAACGAACAAGAAACACCGTAGGCAGTCTTTGCTCATTGTACAAGACACACATACGCTGTCTCCCATGGAAGAACTTCTAAATAGAACTGAACAACCTAGTACGAGTTCATATAGGTACACTGAG CCTGCTTGCTGTAGAAGAAATGTTTACATTCCAG GTGATGGTGCAGCTGACATCTCTCCAGCCTCGTGCATCTTCCAAGACCTTGTTCAGTGGTTAGTCGGTATGAAATTTTCTACTGTGACGGAAAACGAAGAATTATGCATATCAGCTCTTCATGAGTCAAGCG GATTATCTTTTAGTTTGACGTTGACAAAGAATGCATCTACAGAACCAGAATTGGTGTACCGTGTGTTGTCACTGGGGACTTTTGAGAGAGTGGCCCCTGAATGGATGAGGGATACAATCATGTTCAGCCCGAATATGTGTCCACTTTTCTTCCAGAGGGTGTCTCGTGTTATCAAGCTCAGTTACTGA
- the LOC129873903 gene encoding uncharacterized protein LOC129873903 — translation MHTMASSSSSPPSPLPSDVIFKILTRTSLKTLDTCKAVNKEWNDMIFESSFMPQFCARSQNISGYFAQTLSYNYHVSDFVSLEGCSGNSTTSPLHLPIDEQVKPRRDYFMDMRIVASTMKGILCCVRRVNHDYRFHICKPITKQWVKLPNPKTRYATVKVALIVLRSNPLHFKIIRLSSPRTTNNHYMKMGLYYNRCEVFDSDFWEWRRAKDLLFPQFPLFDMFAPAVHAGGLIYFKVDDGQVMALNYNGEEVFPRFCLPNPSFDGFKDSYQRHRLVEYKGKLGCTCLSPKGMKLWVFENGKQDWELSKEVDSETIKGVANYPNLHGFYNVDIALMSDYNRVFFYKLQDKSFNVVKLKKCHSIREIFPFRSDLEPMDLRIPGANIVSSTKHLDRPSWISLVIVFMFLFCILLFSHA, via the coding sequence ATGCATACAatggcttcttcttcttcttctcctccatcTCCACTTCCTTCTGATGTAATTTTCAAGATATTAACTCGAACATCGTTGAAAACACTAGACACTTGCAAGGCTGTTAATAAAGAATGGAACGATATGATTTTCGAATCAAGTTTCATGCCACAATTTTGTGCAAGGAGTCAAAATATATCAGGATATTTTGCCCAGACTCTGTCATATAACTACCATGTATCAGACTTCGTATCATTGGAAGGTTGTTCAGGGAATAGTACTACAAGCCCGTTACATCTTCCTATTGATGAACAAGTAAAGCCTCGACGTGATTACTTCATGGACATGAGGATCGTGGCCTCCACAATGAAAGGGATTCTATGTTGTGTTAGAAGGGTAAATCATGACTATAGATTTCACATCTGTAAGCCTATCACTAAGCAATGGGTGAAACTTCCTAATCCAAAAACCCGTTATGCTACCGTGAAAGTTGCTCTTATTGTGCTGAGATCAAATCCCCTCCACTTCAAGATTATAAGGTTGTCGTCCCCTCGGACTACTAATAATCATTATATGAaaatggggctctattacaaCCGTTGTGAGGTTTTTGATTCAGATTTTTGGGAGTGGAGGCGAGCAAAAGATTTGTTGTTTCCTCAATTTCCCCTGTTTGACATGTTTGCACCAGCAGTGCATGCAGGTGGTTTGATTTATTTCAAAGTAGATGATGGTCAGGTGATGGCTCTAAACTATAATGGGGAAGAGGTTTTTCCAAGGTTTTGTCTTCCAAATCCCAGTTTTGATGGATTCAAAGATAGTTATCAACGTCACCGGCTTGTGGAGTATAAGGGGAAGCTTGGGTGTACTTGTTTGTCACCAAAAGGGATGAAGCTTTGGGTTTTCGAGAATGGAAAACAAGATTGGGAGTTGAGTAAGGAAGTAGACAGTGAAACTATAAAGGGGGTGGCAAATTATCCAAACCTTCATGGGTTTTATAATGTAGACATTGCTTTGATGTCGGATTACAACAGAGTTTTCTTCTACAAGCTGCAGGACAAGAGCTTTAACGTAGTGAAActgaagaaatgtcatagtattAGAGAAATCTTCCCTTTTCGATCAGATTTAGAGCCAATGGATCTTAGGATTCCAGGAGCCAACATTGTTTCCTCCACTAAACACCTCGATCGTCCCTCTTGGATTTCCTTAGTTATTGTTTTCATGTTCCTTTTCTGTATTTTATTGTTTTCTCATGCATGA